The genomic stretch GCCTTCAGGTGGTTCGCCTCCGTGTGTATGGCTATTGTCTTCACAGGCGCGCCCACTTCCTTGAGTCTGTTGAGCGTGTTGCAGCCAGCTCCACCAACTCCGACCACTGTCATGGTCACCCTAGCGCTCTCCTGGGCCATCAGGATCAACCCCCTCCCATGGAGCTCAGGAAGTCCTCCACCATCCTCGACTTCACTCCGAACACATAGACGGTGACCTTGGGGCTGGTCATCTCTATGCTGGGCTTGAGCCCGAAGTATACCTCGGGTATGCCCAAGTTGTTCGTGAGCACGTCCTGCACGTATGTCATTCCCTCAACGGACACGGCCGTCTCAGCGGATTCCAGTATGCCGACGACGCCCTTGGCCCCCTTGAGGTCAGCGTCCCCGAACGGGTCCACCAGGGAGCCCTCGAAGGCCTCCCTAGTAGTCCTTCCCTCCCCGAACCCTGAGTACCCGAGACCCGATCCCTTAGCAATCTCCTTCATAACGGCGAAGTCTACGTTCTGCATTCCCGGTAGCGGAGAGAGGTTCTGAAGCGACGCCAGGCCCTTAACAACGTTGAAGAGCCTGTCATC from Candidatus Korarchaeota archaeon NZ13-K encodes the following:
- a CDS encoding cell division protein FtsZ (GTPase; similar structure to tubulin; forms ring-shaped polymers at the site of cell division; other proteins such as FtsA, ZipA, and ZapA, interact with and regulate FtsZ function), which produces MILMAQESARVTMTVVGVGGAGCNTLNRLKEVGAPVKTIAIHTEANHLKA